CAGTGCCCAAGACGTAGTCAGGGGCCACACAGGTTTGGCCGGCATTCATGAACTTGCCCCAGGCAATCCTGCGCGCCGCCGCCACCATGTCAACGCTCTCATCTATGTAAACAGGAGACTTCCCGCCCAGTTCTAGCGTCACAGGGGTCAGGTGCTTGGCGGCTGCGGCCATAACGATTCTGCCCACGCGCCCGTTCCCGGTGTAGAAGATATGATCAAAGCGCTGCTCCAGCAACTCAGTAGTTTCCGGCACTCCACCTTCAATAAGGCTCACAGCACCGCCAAGGTACTCCGGCACCCATCGGGCAAGGACTGCCGAGCAGGCCGGTGCCATCTCACTTGGTTTGCCAACCACCGTGTTCCCTGCTGCCAACGCACCTATCATCGGAGCTAAAAGCAACTGAATGGGGTAGTTCCACGGGGCAATCACAAGCACCACGCCCAGGGGATCAAGCACGGTTGAGGCATGGGCCGGTTGCAGCGCCAACGGCACGGCAGCCTTGCGTGGCTTTAACCACTCGGGCAGGTGCTTGATGGTGTGGGCGATCTCAGCAGTAAGGAAACCCAGTTCAGTCAGCCACGCCTCCGCCGGGTGTTTACCCAGATCGGCTGCCAGGGCTGCACTGAAGTCATCTTGATGATCCAGCAGCATCTGGTTCATGGCTTTGAGTTCTCGCAGCCTCCACGCAAGGGGCTTAGTTCTTCCACTGTTGAAAACTTCTCTTGCCGCAGCCACGGTTTCTTGTACGCTCATGCCCCTAATCTACCCGCGCCGTCCAAACAGCAGTAACGCGTGGTGCAGCCAAGCCGTCAGTAAGTTGTTGGAGAACAGCTCACTGACGGCTTGGGCACAGTTTTGCACTAATGGGGCGGGAACTAGACCAGCTGCGCGCGGACTTCCTTGGTGGCGGCCACCAGGTTGCGCAGTGACTCTTCGGTCTCTGCGTAGCCGCGGGTCTTTAGTCCGCAGTCCGGGTTGACCCAGAGCTGGCGGGCAGGGACGTGCTTGACTGCTGTGTCCAACAGTTCACGGACTTCATTTAGTCCGGGGACGCGGGGGCTGTGGATGTCGTAGACGCCCGGGCCCACGCCACGGCCGAAGCCGTGGTTTTCCAGGTCGTTGACAACCTCCATGCGGGAACGTGCAGCCTCGATGGAGGTTACATCAGCATCCAGACCATCAATGGCGTCAATAATGACACCAAACTCGGAATAGCAAAGGTGGGTGTGAATCTGTGTGCCGTCGCTGGCGCCTGCGGTGGAGAGACGGAAGGAGTTCACTGACCAGTCAAGGTAAGCACCCTGGTCTGCCCGGCGCAGAGGAAGCAGTTCGCGAAGTGCCGGTTCATCCACCTGAATCACTTTGATGCCGGCGGCTTCCAGGTCAGCGATTTCATCGCGTAGGGCCAGTCCTACTTGGTTGGCTGTGTCACCCAGAGGCTGGTCGTCACGGACGAAGGACCAGGCAAGGATCGTGACGGGGCCTGTGAGCATGCCCTTCATGGGTTTGGCCGTCAGCGACTGTGCGTATTCTGCCCACTGGACTGTGATTGCCTTCTCGCGGGTGACATCACCCCAAAGGATTGAGGGGCGGGTGCAACGGCTGCCGTACGACTGAACCCAGCCGTGAACAGTGACGTCGAAGCCTTCCAGGTTCTCAGCAAAGTACTGGACCATGTCGTTGCGTTCGGGCTCGCCATGAACCAGCACGTCAAAGTCGAGTTCTTCCTGGAGGTCAACCACACGCTTGATTTCCTCTCTCATCAACCGCGCGTATTCTTCGCCGGTGATAGCACCCCTGTTGGCGCGGGCACGGGCTGAGCGGATCTCCCCTGTCTGGGGGAACGAGCCAATGGTGGTGGTTGGTAGTGCCGGCAAGTCCAGTGACTTTTCTTGGGCAGCAACACGAACCGAGTATTCTGAACGGCTAAAATCTGCTGGGGTCAGGGCGGCCACGCGTGCACGCACTTCGGGGCGCCTGACGCCCTTGGCGCCAGCGCGGGAGGCGATGCTGGCTGTGGCTTCAGCTACGGCGGCAGCGGACGACGCCGGGTCCACCAGGTGCGCTGCCAGCGTCACCACTTCGGTGACCTTCTGGTCTGCGAATGCCAGCCAGCTGCGTAGTTGCGTTGAAAGCTGGGTTTCTTCGGTGACGTCATGAGGAACGTGCTGGGTGGAGGTGGAGGTGGACACCGTCACTGTGAGGCCGGCGCTGGCCAAGGCCTCCAAACGGTTGATCGATTCGGCGAGGTCGTTGCGCCAAATATTATGGCCGTCAACCACGCCGGCAACCACTATTTTGCCAGCAAGCAGGGCCAGCTTGTCAGCGCAAGGTACTGCTCCCTTGAACACGTCAATGTGCAGTGCCTGGATCTTCGTCGCGGCCAGGGTTGGGAGCAGTTCTGTGAGCGCTCCAAAAGGAGTGGAGACAAGGATCGCCGGGCGCTCTGGGGCATCGCCAAGAACGTCATACGCCCGGGCGACTGCTGCCTGGATTTCGGCCAGCGGAACATCCTGATCACTGACAAGGGCTGGCTCATCCAACTGCACCCAGCTGGCACCGGCAGCACCAAGACGGGTGAGCAGTTGCGCGTACACCTCAAGGACATCTTCAAGGCGTGAAAGCGGGTTGAAACCGGCCGGGGCATCCTCGGATGCCTTGCTCAGCAGCAGGAAGGTGACAGGACCTACCAAGTAGGGACGTGTTTCGAAACCGTTAGCTAGGGCAAACTCGAACTGTTCAACAATGCGGTTGGACGTCACCGAGAAGTTGGTTTCCGGACCAACTTCCGGCACCAGGTAGTGGTAGTTGGTGTCAAAGAATTTAGTCATTTCCAGCGGCTGAATCTCCACTGTGCCCCGGGCAAGAGTGAAGTAGGCGTTGAGATCCAGCTGGCCGTTTTCATTGCGCAACTCACCAAAGCGCGCAGGGACAGCACCTATATGAGTGGCTGCATCGAGCACCTGATCGTAGAAGGAGAAGGTGCCAGGGATCGCGGCAGGTTCAGTCAAGCCCAGTTCAGAGAGACGGCGGGCGGTGCCTAGGGCAATGTCTTGACCGGCGGCTTCCAGTGCACTCTGATCAATCTTTCCTGCCCAGAATGCTTCAACAGCCTTCTTTAATTCGCGACGGCGGCCAATCCGGGGGTAGCCCAGCAAAGAGGCTGAGGGGAAAACAAGGGCAGTGGACATAGTGGGTTCCTTAATAATATTTTAGGCGAAAAATGTGAAGAATATGCGGAGCTGGGACCGCCTGGGCTAGGCCGTAACCAACCGTGCAGCGCTGGGGGCTGGATTCCGGGGTGCCATGCGCGGCCGCCCCGGACGCAGGAGCTGAAGCTTGTCAAGGACTTCAAGAGCGGCGGCATGCTCGTTGAAGGTGTAAAGGTGGATGCCGGGGGCTCCGGCATCCAGTGCCGCACGGGCTAGATCTACTGTTGCGGATACGCCAATTCGCCTACATTCAACAGCGCTGTCGGCACGTCCCAGCGAATCAAGCAGCGAGGTTGAAGGAGCAACACCTGTCAGATCACCCAAGCGCTGCACGCGGCGCAGACTTGTAAACGGCATGACCCCGGGAATGATGGGGATACTCACCCCTGCCCGCCGTGCACGCCTGAGCAGGTCCTTGTACTGATTTGCGTGGAAGAACACTTGGGTGATGGCAAAGTCCGCCCCCGAGCGCTGTTTGGCCAGCAGGACTTCCACATCATGTTCAACCGAGGGTGACTCCGGGTGCTGCGACGGGTATGCCGCCACACCAATGGCAACCTTGCCGGCGCAGAGCAGCGCCGAACGGCCCTGCTCCACGCGGCGGATCAATTCGATCAAGTCTTGGGCATAGCTAAGTGATCCCGCCCGTGTCGCTGATGGTAATTCCTTGGGTAGATCCCCACGCAGGGCCAGGATGCCACGGACACCGTGGTCAAGGAGTTCGGAGATAATACTGGCAAGCTCATCGGCAGTGTTGCCAACACACGTCAGGTGGGCCAGCGGCAACAACGATGTTTCATGCAAGAGCCTGTTCAGCAGCTCAACCGCAGTGCTCCGGTTACTCCCGTTGGCTCCGTAGGTGACTGAAACATAGTCAGGGTTGGTGCTCTCCAGCTCCCTAATGGTGTCCCACAGCGTCACTTCGGCAACATCATTTTTGGGTGGAAAAAGTTCGTAAGACAGGGCTATCGGCGCACTTTGAGTCCATGGCGCCGACACCCGAATAAGGCTCGGAGGAGACATTTGCTTGGTCCTTGAGGGTGGGTCGGTGATCTCTACCCATAGCGAGAACACGTCTGTTCCGTACAGGTAAAGACAAGCCGATCTTTGATTCGTGAGGGGGCGTTCACAACTCAGCACACTGCCTAGAAAACAGTCATGAGGAGATGGATCCGCCAGCAAATGTCAGGCCCACATGGGGGCACCCACACCTTCGATTCAACAGAAGGTCGCTGACACACGTTGAGGAACTAACGTACGACCAAGCTTAGTCACGACTTTCTTGCGATAACAAGTCATCATCGAATTACGTCGTCAGTTTACGGAATATTTCATGCATTACGTTCGGCTATGAGCACAGTTTGCGTCCTTTGACCGAACTATCTGCACCCGGGGCGTCTGGAAGCTCACACAAAATGAGCCGATTACCACGGTTTGGCGTACTGCTCAGGCTCCGGGTCGTTGTAGTCCTCAGTCAACTTCTGAGACTTGCTGCGTTGCTTTTGCGCTTTCTTTCCAGTCTCAGCAAGTTCCTCTTGTTTACTGTCCGAGGGAGGTTTTGAGGCATCCTCTTCCGTGCCGGAATCAGACGGGCTCGAGCCATCGCCGTCGTCCTTGCTGGCTGAGAGCTTCTGGGCTAGGCGCTCTTGGGCATCCTTGAGCGCTGCTGACTCTCCGTCCTTGTTATTTTCGCTATTGGGTGCGAAGCAGTCCCGCGGGGATTGAGCCACTACTTCACTGCCCTGAGCGTAAAATTCCTTGGCCGAGGGCGTATTGCCGCCTTTTTTTTGCTCATCACCGAGCTTTTCCAGACTCAGCACCAGGTTCACGCGTACCTTGCAGGACTCGGCAGCGGGGACAAGCTCCAGGGCACGGAGAAACTGTTTCCGGGCCTGTTCGAAATCCCCGTGCAAGACAAAGCCGTCACCAAGTGCGAAGTGGGCCTTGTACCGTTCAACAACATTTGCACTCCCCATGAGTGCACCAGCCTGCGTAGTCCCACCGGCATTTCCATTGGCGTAGGCGGTAGCCGCCAGTCCAGCGGAAACGGGCAGGCTGAGCAGCTTCACGGCGAGCAGCATCGCCAATAGCAGCAGGGGTGCCGACCCCCACAGCAGGCGCCGTCGCCGCCGCCTTAAGCTCTGCCGGATATTGTGATGGCTCATGGTGCACCTTTTTCAGGACGCGGCAACTGGCGCCATGCGCGAGTGAGCGCAGCCAACTCCCACAGCACCACGGCAAAGGCCGCCAAAGCAAATATCCAATACACTTCCCACCGTCCAGCGCCCTCCCGGTCAGCGTGTGCTGGTGCTTTTGAGGCGGCGTGCGGTGCTGACTTGATCAGAGCGCCGCTGATGGAGCCCGGACCCGTCCTGTGGATATAGGGGACATTGAGCTGGGAGGCTATCTTGTTTAACGACTTTTCATCGATCCTTGACAGGGCAGGGGCATAGTCGGCACTCTTATCCAGAATGTAGGGCCCGGGTTTGTCGGTGCCAAAAGAGTAATCACGCATCTTCGCCCCGGCAGTGCTTCCGTACCCGAGCACGGCACCCCCATCGATGAGGGCCGTCGCTTCAGTGAACGGTTCTGGGGCGGTGGCTGCTGTTTGTTCACCATCGCCGAGGTAGTAGACAAGCCGCGGCCTTTCAGGGTGGCTCGCTTCCGCAGAGGTAAGTCGCTGCGCCAGCACCTCATCGGCAACGCTGATACTACTACCGTGCGAAGCGAAGGCGGAGCGCGGTGCCATGACCTGTGTGAGTGTTCGCAATGCCGTTGCATCAGTTGTCAGTGGCAGCGCAACTTTAGCTTCGCTGTCAAAGGTGATCAATGAGAACCGCGCACCGCTAAGTTCATCGGCCAACGCCATGATGTCCGTCTTCATTCCCGTAAGTCGTGGGGAGCTGGGATTGTAGTCCTCGGCGGAGGAGCTAGGAGTCATATCCACAACAAAAAATACGTTCAGCTCGGTGTTGGCCACGGGTGCAGTAGCACCCGTGAGACCTGGACGCATGCCGGCCAGACTCAGCAATACCACCAGTGCGGCGTACCGCCAACTGGCGGAGCTGCGATTGCGCCAAACTAGCAACACAGCTGCCGCTAGAAGGAGTACGCTCAGCGGCCAGAACAGCCACGGTGTCAGGATAGGCGTCATGGTCATCGGCGCAGCCGCCATGTCGCAGCACCCAAAAGTAGCAGCGACACCAGTGCTGCACCCAGCGGGCCGCCCGGCTGGTCAAGGACAGTGATTTGCGGTGCCCCCTGCAACTTTGAGCTCTCGGTGGCTTGTACCTGGTTCACAATGGACTCAACTGCCGCGTCTGACTCCAGCGCATGGTAACTGCCGCCTGTGCTGCTGCTCGTCTTCTTGAGGCCGTCAGCGGCCTGACCAAACGCCGTTTTTGAACCAAAGTCGTTGGGATTCAGAGAGTACACCCGGATACCCGTATTTTTTGCCAGC
This genomic window from Arthrobacter sp. TMP15 contains:
- a CDS encoding tetratricopeptide repeat protein — translated: MSHHNIRQSLRRRRRRLLWGSAPLLLLAMLLAVKLLSLPVSAGLAATAYANGNAGGTTQAGALMGSANVVERYKAHFALGDGFVLHGDFEQARKQFLRALELVPAAESCKVRVNLVLSLEKLGDEQKKGGNTPSAKEFYAQGSEVVAQSPRDCFAPNSENNKDGESAALKDAQERLAQKLSASKDDGDGSSPSDSGTEEDASKPPSDSKQEELAETGKKAQKQRSKSQKLTEDYNDPEPEQYAKPW
- a CDS encoding VWA domain-containing protein, producing MTMTPILTPWLFWPLSVLLLAAAVLLVWRNRSSASWRYAALVVLLSLAGMRPGLTGATAPVANTELNVFFVVDMTPSSSAEDYNPSSPRLTGMKTDIMALADELSGARFSLITFDSEAKVALPLTTDATALRTLTQVMAPRSAFASHGSSISVADEVLAQRLTSAEASHPERPRLVYYLGDGEQTAATAPEPFTEATALIDGGAVLGYGSTAGAKMRDYSFGTDKPGPYILDKSADYAPALSRIDEKSLNKIASQLNVPYIHRTGPGSISGALIKSAPHAASKAPAHADREGAGRWEVYWIFALAAFAVVLWELAALTRAWRQLPRPEKGAP
- a CDS encoding aldehyde dehydrogenase family protein, coding for MSVQETVAAAREVFNSGRTKPLAWRLRELKAMNQMLLDHQDDFSAALAADLGKHPAEAWLTELGFLTAEIAHTIKHLPEWLKPRKAAVPLALQPAHASTVLDPLGVVLVIAPWNYPIQLLLAPMIGALAAGNTVVGKPSEMAPACSAVLARWVPEYLGGAVSLIEGGVPETTELLEQRFDHIFYTGNGRVGRIVMAAAAKHLTPVTLELGGKSPVYIDESVDMVAAARRIAWGKFMNAGQTCVAPDYVLGTDTALAKLAKELSEAINDLYGGEPSHSLAYGRIINDSAYTRLAGLLAHDLHDDAGSALVSGGGMDAATRYIEPTVIHVDAEAKLMEEEIFGPVLPLITIGSAAQAIDFINCRHKPLALYVFSEDEGVRQDFLEQTSSGALSFGVPAAHLLVPGLPFGGVGESGMGSYHGQHSIETFSHRKAVLRKSLSPDTLSLIYPPFTSLKKQLIKRLIAPARKFAKD
- a CDS encoding methylenetetrahydrofolate reductase; translation: MSPPSLIRVSAPWTQSAPIALSYELFPPKNDVAEVTLWDTIRELESTNPDYVSVTYGANGSNRSTAVELLNRLLHETSLLPLAHLTCVGNTADELASIISELLDHGVRGILALRGDLPKELPSATRAGSLSYAQDLIELIRRVEQGRSALLCAGKVAIGVAAYPSQHPESPSVEHDVEVLLAKQRSGADFAITQVFFHANQYKDLLRRARRAGVSIPIIPGVMPFTSLRRVQRLGDLTGVAPSTSLLDSLGRADSAVECRRIGVSATVDLARAALDAGAPGIHLYTFNEHAAALEVLDKLQLLRPGRPRMAPRNPAPSAARLVTA
- the metE gene encoding 5-methyltetrahydropteroyltriglutamate--homocysteine S-methyltransferase, translated to MSTALVFPSASLLGYPRIGRRRELKKAVEAFWAGKIDQSALEAAGQDIALGTARRLSELGLTEPAAIPGTFSFYDQVLDAATHIGAVPARFGELRNENGQLDLNAYFTLARGTVEIQPLEMTKFFDTNYHYLVPEVGPETNFSVTSNRIVEQFEFALANGFETRPYLVGPVTFLLLSKASEDAPAGFNPLSRLEDVLEVYAQLLTRLGAAGASWVQLDEPALVSDQDVPLAEIQAAVARAYDVLGDAPERPAILVSTPFGALTELLPTLAATKIQALHIDVFKGAVPCADKLALLAGKIVVAGVVDGHNIWRNDLAESINRLEALASAGLTVTVSTSTSTQHVPHDVTEETQLSTQLRSWLAFADQKVTEVVTLAAHLVDPASSAAAVAEATASIASRAGAKGVRRPEVRARVAALTPADFSRSEYSVRVAAQEKSLDLPALPTTTIGSFPQTGEIRSARARANRGAITGEEYARLMREEIKRVVDLQEELDFDVLVHGEPERNDMVQYFAENLEGFDVTVHGWVQSYGSRCTRPSILWGDVTREKAITVQWAEYAQSLTAKPMKGMLTGPVTILAWSFVRDDQPLGDTANQVGLALRDEIADLEAAGIKVIQVDEPALRELLPLRRADQGAYLDWSVNSFRLSTAGASDGTQIHTHLCYSEFGVIIDAIDGLDADVTSIEAARSRMEVVNDLENHGFGRGVGPGVYDIHSPRVPGLNEVRELLDTAVKHVPARQLWVNPDCGLKTRGYAETEESLRNLVAATKEVRAQLV